The following is a genomic window from uncultured Fusobacterium sp..
AGCTGAGATATCAATGCTTGAAAGATTAGGGTTTCCATTTGGGTGAGTATGAATAACTCTTATTCCACTAAGTCTTTTTTCTTGTACATTAAGTAATGGCAATTGTACACTACTACTATCCCCAATAGATATTTCAACTATATTTCCTCTTCTATCTATTGCAACATTTATCTCTCTATTTATTCTACTACTTATAGACGCTATTAAAGCTATTATTTCAGGCTCAATAACTCTATTTTTTGTCACTGTTATATCATAGATAGAATCAAGCTCTTTAAGGATAAAATCTTTGATTCCATCAACATTTCCTTTTATCATATACCCTCCATTAAATTAAGATTTTTACTCTCCATTATATCACGATTTTACTACTTTTTTCAAAACATTTTCATTTTTATTAGTAATAATTAATTTAAAAATAACTTTTTTAAGTTAAATATTTTTTCTTTTATTCAAGATTTACTATATCTTTTTTAAAGTTATTATGATATTATAAAATATAAATTATTCTAAAAGGATTATACATACTTTTATCACTCTAGCATCAGAATAATTATTTATAGAAATAATTAACTAAAAAAGAGGAAAAAATTTGAAAGAAACTGTAGATTTTATTATTAACACATTGTTAATAGAACTAATTATACAAGTGATAACTGGAGTAGTAGCAAGTGTTATATGTAAACATTTTGACAAAAAAAATTAATCTTGTTAAATTTAAAATATAACTTTACTTCTTCTCTCCATAAGAAATGTATTTTGCCACTCTCCATTTTTATCTCTTGCAACTTTCTCCCTATATCCAACCACTCTAAAACCACAACTTTCATGTAATTTCATACTAGGAATATTATTACCAAGCATTACAGATTGAAGTGTCCAAATATTATTTTGTTCAGATACTTCGATCTCTTTCTCTATTAATTTTCTTCCTATTCCCATTCTCTTATAATCTTGATGAATATAGACACTTATCTCACAAACTCCTGAATACTCTTCCCTTGCTGATGTAGGGCTAAGAACTATCCAACCAACTATTTTTCCATCATATATAGCAACTAATCTTCCTATTTTTAACTTTGAATTATCCCAATATTCAAACTCTGGAACTCTTCTCATAAAAGTAGATATTCCACTATCTATTCCTTGTTGATATATTTTTTTTACCTCTTCCCAATCGCTATCTTTCATCTCTCTTATTATGATCTCTTTCATAATTATCACCTTACAATAAAAATCTATATTCATATAATATCATAAAAACTTTGTAAATAACAAAAAACTCCATTTATAAAAAATGGAGTCAATAAAAATTATTTTAATTAGAATGGGAACTCATCATCATCTTCATAAGGAACTTCTTCTTGTGGTTTTGCAACAGGTTTAGAAGAAGTATTTGAATTAGAAGCTGGAGCAGAGTAAGATGGTGCATAATCTTGTGGCTCATATCCTCCCATAGAATCAACAGCATTTTTAGATTCTAAGAACTCAATGTTATCAACTACTACATCATAACTTGTTCTTTTTTCTCCATTAACTTCGTATCTTCCCATTTGAAGTCTTCCAGTAACTCCTGCTTTTCTTCCTTTTCTTAAATATTCACCAATTAATTCAGCAGTTTTCCCAAAAGCTACACAGTTGATAAAATCTGCCTCTCCCTTTTGCATTGGTCTATCTACAGCTAAAGTAAATCTTGAATAAGCTTTTCCGCTTTGTCCAAATTTTAGTTCAGGATCTCTTGTAAGTCTTCCAGTTAAAATGATTATGTTCATTCAGCACCTCCAAAAATATATCTATAACAATTTAATTATACCAAAAATTTTCTTAAAAAACAATTTTTATATTTATTTAAAAAAATAAAAAGGAAAAGTTAAAGTTTTTATGAATAGTTAAAATACAGTGGGGTTACCTGCTATTAGCTTTAATATATTTTATAATTAGATAAAGGAGATTATGTAATGACTGAAAAAGAATTTTTGATTTTATATCAAAAAAAAAGAGGGTTTAAAAATATCCATGAGGCAAAGGAAAAAATAAATCTATTTTGGGAAGCTCTCTTTGAAGCTTTAGAAACTAATGATTCAGTAAGCTTTAGAGGTTGGGGGATATTTGAGAAAAAAATTGTTCCTGCAAGAAGAATAATGAATATAAATACAAAAAAAATTCAATATTCAACACCTAGAAAATCAATTAGATTTAGAACAGGAAGTGTTCTTTCAAATAAAATAAATATTGATGAAGAATAAAAAACATAACTCTCTTGAAAAAACAAGGGAGTTTTTATTTTATTAGTATGCAACTCTCAAAAATTATGTTATTATCTATATATCAAAGGATATACTAGGAGGTAACAAAATGAATGGAATAATAATTTTAATACTATTTATACTTATTGTTGCTCTGATGGCTACTCATGTAAGAATAGTTCCTCAATCAAGAGCTTATGTTATTGAAAGATTAGGAAAATATCTTGGAACTTGGAATGTTGGAATAAATATTCTTGTACCTTTTATAGATAGAGTTGTTAAAAGAGTATCTTTAAAAGAGCAAGTTATTGACTTTAAACCTCAACCTGTTATTACAAAAGATAATGTTACTATGCAGATAGACTCAGTTATCTATTTCCAAATAACTGATCCTAAACTTTATACTTATGGAGTTGAAAACCCTATGAGTGCAATAGAAAACTTAACAGCAACTACTTTAAGAAATATAATTGGAGCTATGGAACTTGATGCAACTCTTACTTCAAGAGACACTATAAATACAGAAATGAGAGTTATATTAGATGAGGCTACTGACCCTTGGGGAATGAAAATAAACAGAGTTGAGCTTAAAAATATTATCCCTCCTAGAGAGATACAAGATGCAATGGAAAGACAAATGAAGGCTGAAAGAGAGAGAAGAGAAGCTATTTTAAGAGCTGAAGGGCAAAAAAAATCTGCTATTCTTGTTGCTGAAGGAGAAAAGGAATCTGCTATTTTAAAAGCAGAGGCTGAAAAACAATCTGCTATCCTTAGAGCAGAAGGACAAAAAGAGGTTGCTATTAAAGAAGCTGAAGGTAGAGCTGAAGCAATTAGAGCTATTAAAGAGGCTGAAGCTGAAGGAATCAAATTATTGAAAGAAGCTGAGGCAAGTAAAGAAGTATTGATGTTAAAGAGCATGGAAACTTTAGGAAAAGTTGCTGATGGTAAAGCTACAAAAATTATTATCCCATCTGAAATCCAAAATTTAACATCTTTTAGCACACTTTTTGCTGAAATGAATGAAAAAACTAAATAAAATAATTGAGGCTGTTACAGATTTTTGTAACAGCCTCTTAATTTCTATTATTTTTTTAAATTAGGCATAGTTTGTGCTAATATTTTGTCCATTTCTTCTGTCATCTCTTTATTAGCTTCTAAGAATTTTTCAACATCTCCAGTTATTTCAATAGTTTCAATAATATCCCCTTGTTGAACTTTATTTACTACTTCTTGATCTTCAGGAGCTACAACTTCACCAAAAATTGTATGTTTATAGTTTAACCAATCTGTTGGTACATGAGTAATAAAGAATTGTGATCCGTTTGTTCCTGGTCCTGCATTAGCCATAGCTAATTTACCTGGTACATCAAATACAACCTCTTGTTTAAACTCATCACCAAATTGATATCCTGGTCCTCCAGCACCTGTTCCTGTAGGATCTCCTCCTTGAATCATAAAATCAGCTATTACTCTATGGAATTTAAGTCCGTCATAATATCCTCTTCTTGATAAGTGTACAAAGTTTGTAACTGTCATAGGAGCAACCTCAGGTAAAAGTCTTAGGTTAATATCTCCTTTTGATGTTTTTATTTTAGCATTTAATACTAAATTTTCCACTATTTTTCCCTCCTTAATATCTAACTTAGCTCCTGCTCCTTTTTTAGAGTGGTATAAAAACCCTCCAACTATTATAAGTAACAAGATTACTATTTTTACCATTTTCATTTTCTCCTCCACAATTGTATCATAAATTTTTAAAAACTCTTAATCTTTTTTCATAACCTCATTATAAGTTTTTAACATCTCATCTTTTGAAATAGTTCCATAGATCTCATAATACCATTCTGAATCTAATTTTTTCTTCAATAGATCTATCTTATCTTGAACTTTAAAAACTTTACTTTCTAAATTTCTATACTCCTCTCTTATAGGTTGAAGTTGATAGATATATTCTATCTGCTCCTCTTCCTGTATAGCATTTTTCATAAGCATAGAAACTCTTTCTTCTTCATCTAGCACCTTAGAAACTCTTTCTAAAAGATCATATTTTGTTTTTTCTAATTCTTTTTTCTCATATTGGAAAAATCTCTTTATTACCTCTGCTCCTGAATCTCCTTTTAATTTTTCTCTTAAAGCCAATTGAGATTCAATATACTCTTTAGAAAGATTATTTTTTATCATTATATTTTCTATATGCTCTCTTATTCCATTAAGTTCTTCCTCTTTAAACTCTTTTATTCCCTCTCCAGTAAGTCCACCATAAAGCTTTTCATACTTCTCTATGACATCTTTTTCTAGTATTTCTGCCCCTGACAAATCTCCTATCTCTCTCAACTGCTTTATCTTATTGTCAGTTAATTTTAAAACTTGTAGTATAACTTCTACACAAAATTTTAATAAATGATTATCTGTTGTTTTTTCCATCTTTCTCTCCATAATATTGGTAGTAACGACACTCTATTCCACCATTATATAATTTTCTATTTTTAGTAGCTTTTTTACCAAAAGCCTTTTCAAACTCTTCATAAGATGTGATTATATAATAAGACCACTTAGGAAGTCTCATTCTACAAATATCTCCTAAAAGTCCATATAATCTCTCAACTGCTTCTTTATCTAATAATCTATCTCCATAAGGAGGGTTAGTTATTAGACACCCTTGTCTCTCTTCCATTTCAAGATCTAAGAAGTTTTTACATTCTAATGTTATCTCTTCTTCAACACCAGCTTTTTTAATATTCTCTCTAGCAATTTCAATAGTATCAGCATCTATATCTGAACCAAATATTTTTACCTCTTTTTCATAATCCTCTTGTGAAAAAGCTTCATCTCTAACCTCTATCCAATCATTTTCTGGAATAATACTCCATCCTTCTGAAACAAAGTTTCTATTTGCCCCAGGAGCAATATTTCTAGCTATCATTGCTGCCTCTATAAGAATAGTTCCTGTTCCACACATTGGGTCTACTAAAGGTCTATCTCCACCTTTCCATCTTGAAAGTTTTACAAGAGCTGCTGCCATAGTTTCTTTTATTGGAGCCTCATTTTTTATAGCTCTATATCCTCTCTTATGAAGTCCCTCTCCACTTGTATCAATCATAACAATAAAAACATCATTATGAGCTTGAATTTTAATTGCATAACGAGGTCCATCTTCATAAAAATACTCTTTCTTATACTTCTCTTTTAATTTTTCAACAATAGCTTTCTTAGTTATTCTTTGGATATCTGATTTAGAAAAAAGTTTCGATTTTACAGAACTTACCCAACTAACAGGAAACTCTCCATTTTCTGGAATATAGTTTTGCCAATCTATCTTCTTTATATTTTTAAACAGTTCATCAAATGTAAAAGCTTTAAACTCTCCCATCTTAACAAAAACTCTATCTGCACATCTCAAGTGAATATTTGCCTTAGGAATATCTCTAACTGTTCCGTCAAATTCAACTCTTCCATTAAAAGTCTTTACATTTTTAAACCCTAACTCTACACACTCATCTCTCACTATACTTTCAAGTCCCATTGTACTTGATGCTATTAAAGTTATATTTTCCATTTACTCTCCTTTAAATTTGTTACTTTTTTCCTCTGCTTTTTTTAACTTTGCTAAATAAATAAGTTTAATTATTCCAAATGCTGGAACTCCAAAAAACATTCCCACTGGTCCCATTAAACTTCCACCTATAAGTACTGCTACAACTACCCAAAAAGTGCTCATTCCAACAGTTTCACTTACTATTTTTGGCCCTATTACCCAACCATCAAAAGTTTGAGCTATTATCATAGCTAAAAATAGATAAAATACTTTTATTGGTTCTGCTAATGCAACTAGAAATACTGCTATAACTCCAGCTACAAAAGAACCTATATATGGAATCATATTTCCTATTCCTATCATAATTCCACTTAAAAGAGCATAGGGAACATTACAAATTAATAGTACAGCAAAAGTTACAGCTCCCACTATTCCTGATGTAATCATTCTACCCCAAACATAATTTAGTAATACTTGTCTTGAAGAGTTTAAAAACTCACTATACTCTTTTCCTCTCTCATTTCCAAAACATATTTTTAAAACATTATCTTTAAAATTTATAAAATATCTCTTATCAATTAAGATAAAAAACGCTAGAAAGAAACCTATAAGAAATTTTCCTATAGCTACTAGCCACCACATAATATTCATTACAACAGTAAAACTATACTCCTGAATCTTTCCTATATTTTTCTTAAAGAATGTTATAATATTATTTTCAATCTGCTTCTCTCCAATTACCAATATATTTTTCTCTTTTAAATACTCTATACATTGTGTTATTGTGCTTCCAATTTTATCTTGCATCATTGGAAATTTACTATATAACTCTTTAAAGCTTTTTCCAAGTTCAGGTAGAACAAGCCCTATAAATCCTGCTACTAAAATTACCACTAATAAAAAAGTTAAACATACTGATTTTAATCTACTTAATTTTGTTTTATCCTCTATTTTAGTAACTACTGGATCTAAAAATATTGTTATAAATAGAGCATAAATAACTGGTACAAGATATCCTACATAGGTAGAATATATCTCTTTTAATGCCTCATATCTTTGAAAAAAACTTTGAATTAAAATTAAAATAATCCCTATTCCTATTATCTTAAAATAGCTTAGTTTTTTATCCATTTGTAATACTCCTATCTAACTATAAAGTCTATATCATCGCTGTCTGTATTATCTTTCTTATCCCCAACTATTTTTATCAATAATCTATCAGGAACCCCTATTATAACCTCTCCTGGATCCTTTATCCATCCTTGTTTTACATTTAATTTTAAAGGTGAGTTAGAGCTTGTAACTCTTACCATATTATCTTTAAGTTTAACATTTACTCCACCAATATTAGTGTCTACAAAAATATCTCTCTCTTCTTTTTGTAAAGGATATACATATTTTAATTCACTATCTACATATATTTCAACTTTCGAGGCTCTCTCTTGAGAAAGATTCATTATTTTTAATCCAAGCCCAGTAAAAAATATTATAAAAAAAGAATATATTATCAAATCTCCAATTTTAAAGTATTTTCT
Proteins encoded in this region:
- a CDS encoding peptidylprolyl isomerase; its protein translation is MKMVKIVILLLIIVGGFLYHSKKGAGAKLDIKEGKIVENLVLNAKIKTSKGDINLRLLPEVAPMTVTNFVHLSRRGYYDGLKFHRVIADFMIQGGDPTGTGAGGPGYQFGDEFKQEVVFDVPGKLAMANAGPGTNGSQFFITHVPTDWLNYKHTIFGEVVAPEDQEVVNKVQQGDIIETIEITGDVEKFLEANKEMTEEMDKILAQTMPNLKK
- a CDS encoding GNAT family N-acetyltransferase — protein: MKEIIIREMKDSDWEEVKKIYQQGIDSGISTFMRRVPEFEYWDNSKLKIGRLVAIYDGKIVGWIVLSPTSAREEYSGVCEISVYIHQDYKRMGIGRKLIEKEIEVSEQNNIWTLQSVMLGNNIPSMKLHESCGFRVVGYREKVARDKNGEWQNTFLMERRSKVIF
- a CDS encoding single-stranded DNA-binding protein; this encodes MNIIILTGRLTRDPELKFGQSGKAYSRFTLAVDRPMQKGEADFINCVAFGKTAELIGEYLRKGRKAGVTGRLQMGRYEVNGEKRTSYDVVVDNIEFLESKNAVDSMGGYEPQDYAPSYSAPASNSNTSSKPVAKPQEEVPYEDDDEFPF
- a CDS encoding SPFH domain-containing protein, yielding MNGIIILILFILIVALMATHVRIVPQSRAYVIERLGKYLGTWNVGINILVPFIDRVVKRVSLKEQVIDFKPQPVITKDNVTMQIDSVIYFQITDPKLYTYGVENPMSAIENLTATTLRNIIGAMELDATLTSRDTINTEMRVILDEATDPWGMKINRVELKNIIPPREIQDAMERQMKAERERREAILRAEGQKKSAILVAEGEKESAILKAEAEKQSAILRAEGQKEVAIKEAEGRAEAIRAIKEAEAEGIKLLKEAEASKEVLMLKSMETLGKVADGKATKIIIPSEIQNLTSFSTLFAEMNEKTK
- a CDS encoding NusG domain II-containing protein; protein product: MKRKRKYFKIGDLIIYSFFIIFFTGLGLKIMNLSQERASKVEIYVDSELKYVYPLQKEERDIFVDTNIGGVNVKLKDNMVRVTSSNSPLKLNVKQGWIKDPGEVIIGVPDRLLIKIVGDKKDNTDSDDIDFIVR
- a CDS encoding AI-2E family transporter, translating into MDKKLSYFKIIGIGIILILIQSFFQRYEALKEIYSTYVGYLVPVIYALFITIFLDPVVTKIEDKTKLSRLKSVCLTFLLVVILVAGFIGLVLPELGKSFKELYSKFPMMQDKIGSTITQCIEYLKEKNILVIGEKQIENNIITFFKKNIGKIQEYSFTVVMNIMWWLVAIGKFLIGFFLAFFILIDKRYFINFKDNVLKICFGNERGKEYSEFLNSSRQVLLNYVWGRMITSGIVGAVTFAVLLICNVPYALLSGIMIGIGNMIPYIGSFVAGVIAVFLVALAEPIKVFYLFLAMIIAQTFDGWVIGPKIVSETVGMSTFWVVVAVLIGGSLMGPVGMFFGVPAFGIIKLIYLAKLKKAEEKSNKFKGE
- a CDS encoding class I SAM-dependent RNA methyltransferase, which gives rise to MENITLIASSTMGLESIVRDECVELGFKNVKTFNGRVEFDGTVRDIPKANIHLRCADRVFVKMGEFKAFTFDELFKNIKKIDWQNYIPENGEFPVSWVSSVKSKLFSKSDIQRITKKAIVEKLKEKYKKEYFYEDGPRYAIKIQAHNDVFIVMIDTSGEGLHKRGYRAIKNEAPIKETMAAALVKLSRWKGGDRPLVDPMCGTGTILIEAAMIARNIAPGANRNFVSEGWSIIPENDWIEVRDEAFSQEDYEKEVKIFGSDIDADTIEIARENIKKAGVEEEITLECKNFLDLEMEERQGCLITNPPYGDRLLDKEAVERLYGLLGDICRMRLPKWSYYIITSYEEFEKAFGKKATKNRKLYNGGIECRYYQYYGEKDGKNNR
- a CDS encoding HU family DNA-binding protein; translated protein: MTEKEFLILYQKKRGFKNIHEAKEKINLFWEALFEALETNDSVSFRGWGIFEKKIVPARRIMNINTKKIQYSTPRKSIRFRTGSVLSNKINIDEE